In the Pseudorasbora parva isolate DD20220531a chromosome 5, ASM2467924v1, whole genome shotgun sequence genome, GCATTGTTTTGTCATGGGTTGTCTTGCAGCACACACAACCGAAACCTAGAAGTAGCAAACCAAAgtctttattttgaaaatgtaatactGATTGCAGAAGAAACGTAGTAGGAGATGTAACAAATCAACCCAATCAATTAACACAAACTGACAAACTACTCAACTGAAACCGGGGGTTGTACATCGCAAACATGACGATACACAGGTGATACTAAtacttaaagagatagtttgcccaaaattctgtcattaattatatttcaaacCCATTAGACCTTCGTTCCGCTTCAGAACAGATTCCGTTGTAAATAGTGCAGCGATTTCGAGTTCTACGGCAGCCGATGCTTTTCACATGAGGACCACGATGCACGTGTGTGATGATGACTCCGAAACTGTACTGTATTTACAACCTAAACTGCGTAGGAGACTAACACAGGCTGTACCGAAActtgaataaagtctttttttttttttttttttacacagaaaaagtattctcgtcgcttcataaatggactattttaacaatgtttttactaCATTTCTGAAActtgaaagtgttcattaaaggaagtgtgcgtaagattgtggccaaaactggtactgcaatcactttcaaatgactatagggtgtatcccctctccacctccccctgactcgaggttgccagataggctgcaggatccagcaggaacgtttgtagctgaaGCTGTgataactagagcagagctggcaacccggacgccgaaacactactgacttcatgattggtcgataggtggagggtggagcttcaggccaaaacacaacatgtcaacaccaacatcagttgagggctgcaacaacaacttttgaaTGACCATATCCTGGCTGGagtactgttgtcagtgatataagtatttgaaatgaacatgatttcttaatgtctagtgacatatgagggccattttatgattaattaaaatacatttcttacatacagttcctttaaatagCTGGTCTGTAAAGGGGTCAGAacgctctcggatttcatcaaacaTATCTTCATTTagtttctgaagatgaacgaaggtcttacgggtttgaaatgacataagggtgagtaattcatgacagaattttcgtttttgggtgaactaaccctttaaccaagGAAACAAATAAATTCAAGTAAACTAAACAGTGCAGGAAAACAGGAACTAAGGCAAATAGAATATCAAATAATAGTCCATTTCCTCATTTTGCGTTAAAGTAAAtctgtaaaacatgtttttctttcattttttttaatcaagccTGTTTGCAAAAAGCTGTTCACACACTGTATTTCTACATTGTGAAGTGAAGTGCTCAGATGAACAAATCATGCATTCTGCCTTTGCATGTGCACTACTACTTGCTTGTGCGGATGGTTTGTGTGATGGACTTtgatcatttttttttcctattgtATTTGACACTTCTCCATCTCATTGTTATTGGTCATTTTTTGTTTGAATGAAAAATACTAAATCCCATTTCATTGATTAACGGCTCCAGAAAATGCTTATATTTGACGTTAGCACAGTTATTTAAATGTTGTCTGATCTTGACACTTGCATTTTTCTTGACTCGTTTCTTGGTATTACAAATCACAACGGTTCTGCGATCTGACTTGATTATTTTAATTGTGTTGTGTTATGTGTGCGTTGGTAATGCACAGAGAGAGAACAAAAGCAGTGTTGATTCAGTATTATAGTTACTGTTACAAAAAGCATTTGATCCTTATCATTCAGTGGGTTCGTATAGTTGGTTTAATCATATCTGAGTGGTAATACTATATGTTTTACATGTGATGTAAACGACTGGAGTGGAAATTTCCATTCTGCTATAAGTTCTACCTGAGAGCAGTTATATGAAGAGGTAGCGTTGATAGTAATAAACTACTGGATTTGCTTTGTGCAGAACCAGTAAGAAAGAAATTCTGTCTGTCCGTAGGCTATTTTCAGGATGTACTGTACGTAGCATTAGAAAACATTCAGTGAACGTTTTTTAAACGTTTCTTACTGGAGTTGAGGGGCCAGTAGAAGTCGATGTAGTTTGGGTAAAGTGTCCTTATTTACTGATCACTGCCACCCCCATTTCCCCTGCCCACCTCCATTATCCATGTGCAATATTTCATAAACTATTATGGATATAACACATTATTCATTTGTCCTGTTTAAAGCAGGTTCAGTATCACTCTTTGAGTCATATAGAATGTGAGGATccacacttttattttggacCTAATTGGGCTACAGGGAACCTGTATTGTTATGAAATTATTTATAGTTATTATAATTACTATTGAATCATATGTTTAAAATAACAGTATAAACATTAGTCTCTTTATGAAGTCTCTTTCTATTTGAGGACATGTCAAATTAACTaaggtaatatatatatatatatatatatatatatatatatatatatatatatatatatatatatatatatatatatatatatatatatatatatatatatatcgttttttttccagatgtttttttgttgtaaagAAACAAATGATGTTGGTGTATGTTCCATAATTACATCTCAAGGTCCTTTGgtctacattttaaataatttttggtGTCAGTATTGTAGCCAACACTCAGGACCACCattgctttatatatatattgaatttaAATCAGAGACATTCCCTGTTAGTAACTTTATGCCTTAACTTTTTAATAAGGTTTTTTCTTTTCAACTTTTGCAAACAAGTTTCTTTCTGTGCCTCTTTGAGAGCTCTAtcgatttattttaatgtgtgttAAGATTATTCATTCTGTTTGTGGTTAAATTGGTCTACAAATGATCAGAGTTAATTCATGCAAATGTTaattcaaaaacaaacaaaatacttCCTACACAAAGAAAAAAGGTGGCAAAATTGTACATTTATgagtacaacagcttgtcgctggagcagtacccttaaaagggcAACCTTGTACCATTTtgtaccacaaaaaggttcacagtagtaccttaaggtatgCCTTTGTACTCTAAGGTACTAATATaaaccttttaggagtaaaaaggtacaaagatccttttaagggtactgccccagcagcaagctgttgtacccccaAAGGTACAGTTTTCACACCACTACCCCGGTAAAACATGGTGAATGAGTTTCACTGACCTGAGAATAGATTTTACTTCGTTTTTTTCCACTGTAGATCTGTTTCATGCAATAGCATGTTAGTAAAAAACTATGAATCCAAAATAAATGACAGCCATTTACTATGCAAATGTGTACATTGCTGCATGCTAATGCTTTACCTGCCTCTTACCTGCAACTGAATGGCTTCACATAGAGTAAAAAGGCAATTGTGGGTATTATGGAGGATGGTATTTGAGAGTAATGCAAAACTGCATGCCTAATATTCCATTTGCATCATCAGACTAAAGAAACACACTATATGTTTTTTGGGAAATAGATGTGTAAAGGGAAGTAAGTtttcttttgtaaaataaatttgaATGTAAAAGTCTTGTGATGTTTTGATGTTCTGTTTTTGACCCTCTTTAATAACACATTGCAGAGTCAGTGGCAGTAAACCTTTGACCAGGATCTCACATTTCAGACCTACTTCAGTCAATATAATGTAATTAGAAGTGgcatcttttattttttaaaataatttaatggtAATGTAATGTTTCATCTTCTGCCTCCTCTTGTGACTAAGAAAttgtagcgccatcttttgggCTGACTGTGCATGTTCACCATTCATTTATAAAGACAAACTGTTCTCAGTAGACATTGTTACTGATATATGAAATATTCTGATATTTAACATTATAACGTCACTCAATTTATGCtgattatataatttaatgaattatttttatataaattagaAAAAGGAAAAATAGTATTTTTCACTTGTCTCCTCCGCAATATATATTTAGTGCAAACATCTCTTTAATACAGTACATTTAGCTGGTACATTTACTTTAAGCATTAaagcaaaaaaattataatagaaTGAACATTTAACGGCCTGAGATTAGATTACAAATGGACTGGTTTTGTCGTCCCACCGGGTTCTGAATGAGCTTCTGGCTCTTTTGAGGTGCTGGGCTTGACCATCTTCTCACTTTTGGCCCGGTTCTGTTTCTCCCTCTCCAGAGCTTTCTCCATCTCTGTGTAATAATCCAGGGCTTTCTGCACTGGGTCAATGATGTGTTGCTGTTAGAAGATTAAAAGTAAGAGTTAGAAAAGTTTATACTAATTAAATGACGCAAAGAACTACATGAAGgaatattcacaattattaaAAGCAACATTAGACTTTCATTTTGTTGACAtactatagttttttttacagaggggattttttttattacacaatatataaaaaaatactgtcaaTATAGAAGGGTACATATCAATATTGACAAATAAGCATTAaaaatgcttctttttttttgtaaaaaaaaaaaaagttttctctGAAATGTGTCCTAAGAATATAGGGGTGTTACACCAAAGGacaacagaaatgaacactttTATAGTGGTTCCAACAAAGTTAAATATTTGAACAATTCCGAGACAAAATCTTAACATGCGCACATGTCATGGACTTTGAATAGGGTCCTTCAACTAATTAAACTCAGTGGAATTGCCTGATTTAAAATCAGGATATGATGACACCGGAGGACATgattttcagtaaaaaaaaaaacatattaagtTCCTacgcatttttttatttattttttggaatgtgaattaaagttaaataaatcaagtaaataatacatgaacaaacccctctgtaaaaaacatgcaaatatataataaaaaggtTAAGTAAGATAAGTCCAACAAGTGGAGATTTCTGACTCATCATTTTGAGAAAACAGATTTTAAAGATAtgtattataattaaaatatagaGTAGATGCAGTGTTATCAAATAAACACTTAAAAGTATAATTTGGAGGTTTGGAAGCATAATAACCCAAAATTTCGACCATGATTTTTCTTGCTCTAAAAAGTTGATGACATGATTACCTCTTAAAGTTACGTCACAGTATGTCACAAACATTGTCCTTACCTCCAGACAGGGGAACAGATTAGCCAGTTCGATGAAGAGAGGAAAGAGAACGAAGCGTATGAATCCAGTCTGAGAAGAAGGTTTGGTCACTTTGTCTCGATCCATGAACGGGGTGACAGGGAGACCTTCCAACTTCTCCATGTCACTCTGGACAGAGATTTCAcaatactttattaaattagGTAACATTAACGCACACAATTCTATTGTTTAAAATGACATTTGTACTGTACTGCTCCCAACATGACACTGGGAGAGTTTTGATTATTATACAAAATGCATTAAAACCTGATTAAAAAACTCCTGCAGCAGACAGTCCAGCCACGGTTCTGCCACATCCATGGGCCTCGCCTCATTGGAGATGTCACTTACTTTAATCATGATCATCATCAACTGTGAAAGAAGTGGATCATCGTCAACTGCAGTCCTTAAAAACAGAATGCTTATTGCAGCTAAACTAGATTTAACATAATGCCAGTTAATTTCCTTGGTAACATTCGCCATCATTATGCTAAGGTGAAATGGGTGGTTGtcaaggtgttgctatgtggtccTCACCACATCTCTGTGATCCTTGTTGCTGAAGTCGAACACAGGAAGAATGGCTTTGAACTTGTTGAGGATATCCGTATGTCTGGTCATATCAGTAGCGAGAATGCATCTGCAGTAATTATAAGTAGTTTAGATTGGATATAGCATTTGGTTTAATATAGATATGGTTGTTAAGAATAAAGAAGAATCAATATACTTAATTATGCCCTCTCTTATTCTTTTGTATTGCTCTGTCGACAAGTTTCGGAAAATATTGCTttcactctgaaaaacaatgAATGTTGTTAGCTTATAAAATGTTTATACACTGAATACAACAGAATTAATATGAGTAGTAAAGTACTACATAACATGCTGTTTGAAAGGGCTATAAATAGTTAaattactttcttttttttcttttttttattctgtttaatttaacatttattcagaatatttttttaaaaacttgttCATATCTTGAACAAAAGCTTACCTTTTCCAGGATTTCAAAGGCTACAGCGCAGTGGTGATTTTCCAGTGGGGAGATGTCATTGTATCTTAAGGCAAGCTCAGTGCGGGCATTAATCTGAAGCGAGACAGTTCCATCAGTTTACTGTGACTGAACAGCAGCAGAACCTGTGACAACGTCCAGCTCACCTGGTAGGCATTGTTGTAGCCGGTGTGATCTAGATCGTGACAGACGGCTGAGGTAAGCATGATGAGAAGGTCAATACTGTCAATCTTGCTTCGAAGATCTGTTAGCCATATCAGCCCATACATCTGACAAACAAATGGACCCAGATATTAGTAATAAGGTATTTCAAAATTTCCAATTCAAAAGTTATGATATTTAAATagagttatataaaaattaattacTTATAAAAGGAGGTTAAATAAAAaggttaaatatttataaattatttgttataatgatatatatgaatttatatattatacattaatACTTATTTTATGTAGAAATTACATATATAAAGAATTGTTCATATTTACTGTAACTGATATACAATAATGTAATTTGTGtataaattcatatttataaacAAATTAAATGATTATTCATTACAATATGCAACTGCCCCAGAGGGTtgggtggatgaatggatgaatggatggatggtgggtggatggatggatggatggatggataaatgaatgatgggtgggtgggtgatatgtgtggatggatgaatggatggatgaatgttgGATGAATGGGTGGacagatggatgggtgggtggatggatgaatggatggattaggtgggtgggtgggttattgagtggttggatggatggatggatggatgaatgatgggtgggtgggtggtttgtgtggatggatgaatggatggatggatgttggATGAATGGGTGATGTTGTGGCAAAAATATGTTAACTCTGTTGCAtttctgaataagagacaaacctTAGCCAATTGTGTCTTTATAATGATTTAATCCTTGCAAGAATGAATTCACAGTCAATACAACCAGGTAATGCCTGCATCGAGTGTGAACTGAGGAATCAAAAGAAGGCCCAAGCTTTTATACCCCtcaatgtctgtgtttttctgtacaGAAGAAAGATGAAACAAATGTCTCCCCCAACCCTTTTGTCAATGGACACAATGCTCCCCATACCTACAAGGGGACagtaagaaacacacacacacatacatggccCCCCTTCTGTCTTTAACTATTTAAATGAAAAGCAACAAACAATGGTCTTAGATCTAATTTAGATTAGCCGACACCTCTGATGAGGGAAAACTCTCAAACTAGGGTTACCGCCACTACCTTTTGGTGTATTATTATGGCAGAAACAGATATTGACTTCTTGTGTGAACTCAaacataaattattaaaatttctTCAACagtggacagatggatggatgggtggatggatggatggatggatggatggatggatggatgggtggttggttggttggatgggtggatggatgaatgaatgaatgaatgaatgaatgaatgaatgaatgaatgaatgaatgaatagggTGGATGCATAGATATAtgggtgaatgaatgaatgaatgaatgaatgaatgaatgaatgaatgaatgaatgaatgaatgaatgaatgaattggGTGGATGCATAGATAGatgggtgaatggatggatggatggatggatggatggatggatggatggatggatggatggatggatggatggatgactaACCTACAACCTTCACCGACCTTCAAAAACATATGAATTACAACACATAGGCTGCACAATAATTTTCTCTTTATATggctttaaaaaacaacaatgaCCCACTGGAAACTAGGTCTGATTCTAGTAAAATTACAAATAACATTTTTGGCAGCAGTGGTATGAGTGAAATGATGGCTGTGTGGGGCACAACATGTATTAATCAAGCAGAAGTGGATAATTGGCCTGACTGAGAGAAACCCTGAGGCTGAAGCTGATTGCACCCACTCTTACCATCTGAGTGACACAGAAGCAGTGCTTGAAGTTGTGGAAGGGGATGTTATTGTAGCGTCTGTATACTTCATAAAGAAACTGCTGCAGCACGTCTAACTCAATGCTGAAGGTAGAGA is a window encoding:
- the si:dkey-219c10.4 gene encoding high affinity cGMP-specific 3',5'-cyclic phosphodiesterase 9A isoform X3; amino-acid sequence: MEDQNKLSFPLTVLHKMSKLAPNSPHSCYKLEVVAADCNSELLGSELAVALGFDLSSMEKRLQSLEKRILAEAAETPAIVYEMKRQVESFREKLESVEHLSWLGLFKDMSEGTHKPSPFYHKRTLRKTREECEHVREKFLQMSSLEVSEEVRQYLKTPTFDNWQWEDAEIMVLLQVMYTDLDFISTFSIELDVLQQFLYEVYRRYNNIPFHNFKHCFCVTQMMYGLIWLTDLRSKIDSIDLLIMLTSAVCHDLDHTGYNNAYQINARTELALRYNDISPLENHHCAVAFEILEKSESNIFRNLSTEQYKRIREGIIKCILATDMTRHTDILNKFKAILPVFDFSNKDHRDVLMMIMIKVSDISNEARPMDVAEPWLDCLLQEFFNQSDMEKLEGLPVTPFMDRDKVTKPSSQTGFIRFVLFPLFIELANLFPCLEQHIIDPVQKALDYYTEMEKALEREKQNRAKSEKMVKPSTSKEPEAHSEPGGTTKPVHL
- the si:dkey-219c10.4 gene encoding high affinity cGMP-specific 3',5'-cyclic phosphodiesterase 9A isoform X1 gives rise to the protein MANTIIYFTVNGRPEQAEFPIDCPAQDVKDLFRAAAEAGPHDILKLYNTKGNIINISPQLAPNSPHSCYKLEVVAADCNSELLGSELAVALGFDLSSMEKRLQSLEKRILAEAAETPAIVYEMKRQVESFREKLESVEHLSWLGLFKDMSEGTHKPSPFYHKRTLRKTREECEHVREKFLQMSSLEVSEEVRQYLKTPTFDNWQWEDAEIMVLLQVMYTDLDFISTFSIELDVLQQFLYEVYRRYNNIPFHNFKHCFCVTQMMYGLIWLTDLRSKIDSIDLLIMLTSAVCHDLDHTGYNNAYQINARTELALRYNDISPLENHHCAVAFEILEKSESNIFRNLSTEQYKRIREGIIKCILATDMTRHTDILNKFKAILPVFDFSNKDHRDVLMMIMIKVSDISNEARPMDVAEPWLDCLLQEFFNQSDMEKLEGLPVTPFMDRDKVTKPSSQTGFIRFVLFPLFIELANLFPCLEQHIIDPVQKALDYYTEMEKALEREKQNRAKSEKMVKPSTSKEPEAHSEPGGTTKPVHL
- the si:dkey-219c10.4 gene encoding high affinity cGMP-specific 3',5'-cyclic phosphodiesterase 9A isoform X2; amino-acid sequence: MANTIIYFTVNGRPEQAEFPIDCPAQDVKDLFRAAAEAGPHDILKLYNTKGNIINISPQLAPNSPHSCYKLEVVAADCNSSELAVALGFDLSSMEKRLQSLEKRILAEAAETPAIVYEMKRQVESFREKLESVEHLSWLGLFKDMSEGTHKPSPFYHKRTLRKTREECEHVREKFLQMSSLEVSEEVRQYLKTPTFDNWQWEDAEIMVLLQVMYTDLDFISTFSIELDVLQQFLYEVYRRYNNIPFHNFKHCFCVTQMMYGLIWLTDLRSKIDSIDLLIMLTSAVCHDLDHTGYNNAYQINARTELALRYNDISPLENHHCAVAFEILEKSESNIFRNLSTEQYKRIREGIIKCILATDMTRHTDILNKFKAILPVFDFSNKDHRDVLMMIMIKVSDISNEARPMDVAEPWLDCLLQEFFNQSDMEKLEGLPVTPFMDRDKVTKPSSQTGFIRFVLFPLFIELANLFPCLEQHIIDPVQKALDYYTEMEKALEREKQNRAKSEKMVKPSTSKEPEAHSEPGGTTKPVHL